The window GTTTGCATCCTGTGCGGGGGGCACGGGCTGCCCATCTGCCGGCTGCTGCGGCGCGGCGGCCTTGTAAAGTTTTTCGCTGACCGCAAACATTGTTTTCTGCAGTTCTTCGCTCTTTGTCTTCATGTCATCCGCGTTTCCTGCGGAAATAGACTCCTTCAGTGACGCAACCTTTGCGTTCAGGTCGGTCTTGTCGGCTTCGTCAATCTTATCGCCGCTGTCCTTTAAAAGCTTCTCAACCGCATAGCACATATTTTCGGCTTCGTTCTTCTGGTCGACTTCTTCACGGCGTTTTTTGTCTTCGGCCGCAAATTTTTCGGACTCCTGAACAGCTTTGCTGATATCATCCTTGCTCATATTCGAGCTGGAGGTAATTGTGATCTTCTGTTCCTTACCGGTACCCATATCCTTCGCGAATACGTTCACAATGCCGTTGGCATCGATATCAAAGGAAACTTCAATCTGGGGGATTCCGCGCGGTGCCGGAGCAATGCCGTCCAGCTTAAACAGACCGAGCTGTTTGTTGTCGCGGGCAAACTCACGCTCGCCCTGAAGGACATTTACCTCAACCTGTGTCTGGCCGTCGGCCGCTGTGGAGAAGATCTGGCTCTTCTTGGTCGGAATCGTGGTATTGCGCTCTATGATCTTTGTCATGACGCCGCCCATGGTTTCAACGCCCAGTGAAAGCGGGGTAACATCGAGAAGCAGCAGGCCCTCGACCTCGCCGCCGAGCACACCGGCCTGTAATGCCGCGCCGATTGCAACGCACTCATCCGGGTTGATCCCCTTGAACGGATCTTTGCCTGTAAAGCCCTTGACCGCGTCCTGCACGGCGGGGATTCTGGAAGAACCGCGACAAGCAGTACTTTGTTAATTTCTTCGATTTTCAGGCCGGAGTCGGAAAGTGCCTGACGAACGGGACCCATCGTCTTTTCTACAAGATCGGCGGTTAGTTCGTTGAATTTTGCCCTGGTCAGCGTTAAATCAAGATGCTTCGGGCCGGCTGCGTCGGCTGTGATAAACGGCAGGTTGATTGCGCTTGAAGTCATGCCGGAAAGCTCGATTTTCGCTTTTTCTGCGGCTTCCTTCAATCTCTGCATTGCCATTTTGTCATTACTCAGGTCAATACCGCTTTCCGCCTTAAAGGAGGAAGTCATCCAGTCCATTACCCGCTTGTCGAAGTCGTCGCCGCCAAGGCGGTTATTGCCAGCGGTGGCCAGAACTTCCTGTACGCCGTCACCCATTTCAATAACGGAGACATCAAATGTACCGCCGCCAAGGTCGTAAACCATAATCTTCTGATCTTCGCCCTTGTCAATGCCATAAGAAAGCGCGGCCGCCGTCGGCTCATTGATAATGCGCTTTACATCCAGGCCCGCGATCTTACCTGCATCCTTTGTCGCCTGGCGCTGTGCGTCGGTAAAGTACGCCGGAACGGTAATAACGGCGGAGGTGACTTTCTCACCCAAATAAGCTTCCGCGTCGCTCTTCAGTTTTTGAAGAATCATTGCGGAAATTTCCTGCGGTGTATAGCTTTTGCCATCAATATTCACTTTAAAATTTGAGCCCATTTCCCGTTTAATGGAAGAGACTGTGCGGTCCGGGTTGGTTATCGCCTGACGCTTTGCAACCTGACCGACCATGCGCTCGCCTGTTTTTGAAAAAGCAACAACGGAAGGGGTGGTTCTTGCGCCCTCAGCGTTCGCAATAACGACCGGCTCGCCGCCCTCAATAACCGCAACACATGAATTTGTTGTACCTAAGTCTATGCCTATTGTCTTTGACATACTGTTTACCTCCAAAAAAATTTAGTTTTTAATGTAAATCAATCTATATGAATTTGAAATTTGCCTTCAATACGGACAAGATCAGTTTGCGACCTGCACCATGGCATGACGCACGACCTTATCCCCGATTTTGTATCCCTTTTGGAACACCTGCGCAATCGTATTTTCACCGGCGTTTTCATCATCCATATGGGAAACCGCATTGTGCAGATCCGGATTAAAAGCTTCCCCGGTCTCACCCATTTCGGTCACACCAAGTTTGGTGAGTGCGCCTTTCAGCTGCGTGCTGACCATTTCAACTCCCTTGCGAAGATCCTCAATACTGCAGTCTTTCTGCTCAAGGGCCCTTTCAAGGTTATCCGCCACCGCTAAAAACTCCACAACCGCCGCGGAGGTCGCATCGGCGTAAACCGCCGCTTTTTCGCGCTCCGTACGTTTGCGGTAATTGTCATATTCCGCCGCTGTGCGGAGCAGAAGCTCTTTTTGTTTTTTCAGTTCTTCCTGCGCCTGGTCGAGTTTGACCTGCGTTTCATCCTTTGGCTCTTCCTCATCGGCTTCTTTCTCCGCTTTAGAGGTTTCCTCGGGCTGAACTGCCGCGATCTCTTCCTCAGCCTGCGGCGTCTGCTTCTCTTTCTTATCTGTTTGCTTTTTTTCCAAAACAGTGACCCCTTTCTATTCCATATCCAATAACTCCGTCAGCATTCTTCCGACGGAGCCGGAGAGATATTCAATATTAGAAATAATTTTTCCGTAGTTCATGCGCGTCGGCCCAATAATAGCAATCGCGCCCGCATCCCTGCCGCCAACCGCGTACCGGGAAACTATCACGCTGGACTCGCTTAATTCCGGGCGGTTGCTTTCTTGGCCGATCATCACCTTCATGCCGTTGTTCTGCTGCATTAAAAGACGGGAAAGTTCCTGCGGCCTTGACAAAAAATCCATAATGCGGCGGATACCCGTCTGCCCAAGTTCATTATAGAACAGAAGGTTCATTTCACCGTCGAGGCAAATCTCGGCCTGCATGGAATCCTGCGCCACATCGAGCACAGCCATCAGTGCGTCACTCATCAGCATCGTCATGTTTCCCAGCGACGCCGCAAGGGACTGGATGTATGCGGGTGTGATGGTTGAAACCGGCAGGCCGACCAGCTTTTCGTTGAGCACCCTGAAAAACACGCGCAGTATTTCGGGCGTAATATCGAAATCGCAGTGAAAAACGCGGCTTTTCATCGTCCCCGCAGAAGTCATCATAATGGCCATTGCGGTTCTGCGGCTCGTCTGCACAAACTGAATTGCACGGATATCCGCCGAACTGCCGCTCGGTGTAGTGGAAATTGCCGCAAACCGGGTCATTCCAGCGAGTGCGCGCGCAACGCCGTCAAGCAGTTTTTCGGGGTCGTAAGCACTCGGCAGCAAAAGGCTGTCAATATAGCGCTGTTCCTCACCCGAAACAGAATGTTTTTTCATTAGTGTGTCAATATAGATACGATAGCCTTTTTGCGAGGGAATTCTGCCCGCTGAGGTATGCGGCTGTTCAAGCAGCCCCATTTCCGCAAGGTCGCTCATTTCGTTGCGCACCGTCGCCGAGGAGACGGTAAAGTCGAGGGTGTCGCAAAGCGCTTTGGAACCCACCGGTTCGCCGGTCGCAACATATAAGTCCACGACTGCCGCCAGAATCTTTTGTTTCCGTTCGCTTAACTCCAACCCTCTCACCTCGTTTGC of the uncultured Caproiciproducens sp. genome contains:
- the hrcA gene encoding heat-inducible transcriptional repressor HrcA gives rise to the protein MELSERKQKILAAVVDLYVATGEPVGSKALCDTLDFTVSSATVRNEMSDLAEMGLLEQPHTSAGRIPSQKGYRIYIDTLMKKHSVSGEEQRYIDSLLLPSAYDPEKLLDGVARALAGMTRFAAISTTPSGSSADIRAIQFVQTSRRTAMAIMMTSAGTMKSRVFHCDFDITPEILRVFFRVLNEKLVGLPVSTITPAYIQSLAASLGNMTMLMSDALMAVLDVAQDSMQAEICLDGEMNLLFYNELGQTGIRRIMDFLSRPQELSRLLMQQNNGMKVMIGQESNRPELSESSVIVSRYAVGGRDAGAIAIIGPTRMNYGKIISNIEYLSGSVGRMLTELLDME
- the grpE gene encoding nucleotide exchange factor GrpE, which translates into the protein MEKKQTDKKEKQTPQAEEEIAAVQPEETSKAEKEADEEEPKDETQVKLDQAQEELKKQKELLLRTAAEYDNYRKRTEREKAAVYADATSAAVVEFLAVADNLERALEQKDCSIEDLRKGVEMVSTQLKGALTKLGVTEMGETGEAFNPDLHNAVSHMDDENAGENTIAQVFQKGYKIGDKVVRHAMVQVAN